The Watersipora subatra chromosome 1, tzWatSuba1.1, whole genome shotgun sequence genome has a window encoding:
- the LOC137390279 gene encoding receptor-type tyrosine-protein phosphatase alpha-like, which translates to MRLRRPCMVQVKEQYYFLHCVVDEILKTERFPCAPLGTAAKINFYYEQNGGANDTITAEFKRIDMRLTDLGERSLSGSEAENRDKNRSMEVLPDKSHCVYINKGEYINAVLLDGYQLARQIVCTQLPLANTVADFWRMVEEQEIKIVVQLEKQDTDFYPGVDDEPMIFANYKISRLTTETNEYLSFISLAVTCTSSNQTKTVSLLLTRKWNKYGDINEFPNHAALFHHLEAVERLRRQNRDGKFCVMDMLGTTRCGLFVTACNALDKLKTEQEVDLYNTVLMARCRRRQFISTIEEYTFLYDFLKYFTESFSDYANFK; encoded by the exons ATGAGACTGAGGCGACCATGCATGGTGCAGGTCAAG GAGCAATACTACTTCCTTCACTGCGTGGTTGATGAGATTCTTAAAACTGAGAGGTTCCCATGCGCTCCACTGGGTACAGCGGCTAAAATCAATTTCTATTACGAACAGAATGGAGGGGCTAATGACACCATCACTGCTGAGTTTAAG AGAATAGATATGAGGTTAACAGATTTGGGTGAGAGAAGCCTGTCTGGCTCGGAGGCTGAGAATAGAGACAAGAACCGTTCTATGGAAGTTCTACCAG ataaAAGTCACTGCGTTTACATAAACAAGGGGGAGTACATAAATGCTGTACTTCTTGAT GGCTACCAGCTTGCAAGACAAATTGTTTGCACTCAGTTGCCGCTAGCAAACACAGTTGCTGATTTCTGGAGAATGGTGGAAGAACAGGAAATCAAGATAGTGGTTCAACTTGAGAAACAG GACACAGACTTTTATCCTGGTGTTGATGATGAGCCCATGATCTTCGCTAACTACAAGATATCTCGACTGACCACAGAGACAAATGAATATTTGAGTTTCATTTCATTGGCCGTCACTTGTACATCCAGTAATCAG ACAAAGACCGTTTCCTTATTGCTGACGAGAAAATGGAACAAGTATGGAGACATTAATGAGTTTCCTAATCATGCTGCTCTATTTCACCACTTGGAGGCAGTGGAAAGGCTGCGAAGGCAAAATAGAGATGGGAAGTTTTGTGTGATGGACAT GCTTGGAACAACAAGGTGTGGCCTTTTTGTAACTGCATGCAACGCCCTGGATAAGCTCAAAACTGAACAGGAAGTGGACCTCTACAATACAGTGCTCATGGCTAGGTGCAGGAGAAGACAATTCATCTCTACTATC gAAGAGTATACTTTCCTGTATGACTTCCTCAAGTACTTTACAGAGTCTTTCTCAGACTATGCCAACTTCAAGTAA